The proteins below are encoded in one region of Paracoccus methylovorus:
- a CDS encoding Hint domain-containing protein, with the protein MPVLIDAPGTYTVIPGETYIIDPSVSGIIEFVPPSTAGTNDFTVELDSSTDSAMVISFNGSDPLSPLAPTVNVAEGATASNVNFINSGTIESLDYNLGNSSAIGMLSGVDGTDPNEVKTTVTGGDHVTIGGFNNADSSSISASKSVITLGDNATITGPIEADYGGLDLTAGDNFEYTAGVNLSFDFTVGDCSVTLGANADTHGQSFSMGNSGPNYSVEVGDGSDIGHILMGGGSGDKSVILGENVNTGDISIGGSGLADDHMQITLVAGNGTYIGGTTGMVGNIGLGGTFVDRTITFGDDVHVGGLLGMGGMFGTNTVAIGDRYTQDGRFTGSTIMGSDYVIIGDDWQFNDSFTLQDGDDTLQIGATTRDTTSGSVLGGLGVDALTIIVPDDELAAFDTAATNAGWTNNGDGTYNPNGLPLLWKNTTYYDWESAQRVPCFTAGTLILTAHGEVPIEQVSVGDLVQTRDNGLQPVRWIGSQKLGAAQLSSAPKLQPIRIKAGALGPDAPRQDLLVSPQHRVLVRSKIAQKMFGASEVLVAAKQLLQLDGFDIATDVDEVTYFHMLFDRHEVVVSNGAETESLYTGPEALKSVGKAAVEEIFALFPQLADPDHVPEPARFLPSGRQARKLGLRHLQNHRQLVMNV; encoded by the coding sequence ATGCCTGTCCTCATCGACGCCCCCGGAACCTATACAGTCATTCCGGGAGAGACCTATATTATTGATCCCAGCGTATCCGGCATCATCGAGTTCGTACCGCCATCCACGGCAGGAACGAACGACTTCACCGTCGAGCTCGATTCCAGCACGGACAGTGCCATGGTCATCTCCTTCAACGGCTCTGACCCGCTTTCACCCCTTGCGCCGACCGTGAATGTCGCGGAAGGCGCCACGGCATCAAACGTGAATTTCATCAATTCCGGCACGATCGAGTCACTGGACTATAATCTGGGGAACAGCTCTGCCATCGGTATGCTCAGCGGCGTCGATGGCACCGATCCAAATGAGGTCAAGACCACCGTTACGGGCGGCGACCACGTCACCATCGGCGGTTTCAACAACGCTGACAGCAGCAGCATCAGCGCCTCCAAGAGCGTCATAACGCTGGGTGACAATGCCACCATCACCGGTCCCATCGAGGCCGACTACGGCGGGCTGGATCTGACGGCCGGCGACAACTTCGAGTATACCGCCGGTGTGAATTTGAGCTTCGACTTCACAGTCGGGGACTGCAGTGTCACGCTTGGCGCCAATGCCGATACCCATGGCCAATCATTTTCCATGGGCAACTCGGGGCCCAACTACTCGGTCGAAGTCGGCGATGGCTCGGATATCGGCCATATCCTCATGGGCGGCGGCTCCGGCGACAAGAGCGTGATCCTGGGCGAGAACGTCAATACCGGCGATATCTCGATCGGCGGCAGCGGCCTTGCCGACGACCACATGCAGATCACGCTGGTGGCCGGCAACGGCACATATATCGGCGGCACAACAGGCATGGTCGGCAATATCGGCCTGGGCGGGACATTTGTGGACCGCACCATCACCTTTGGCGATGACGTCCATGTCGGCGGGCTGCTGGGAATGGGCGGAATGTTCGGCACCAACACCGTCGCCATCGGCGACCGTTATACCCAGGACGGTCGCTTTACCGGCTCCACCATCATGGGCTCCGATTACGTCATCATCGGGGATGACTGGCAGTTCAACGACAGCTTCACGCTGCAAGACGGTGATGATACGCTTCAGATCGGGGCCACCACACGTGATACAACAAGCGGCTCTGTATTAGGCGGTTTGGGGGTGGACGCGCTGACGATCATCGTTCCCGATGATGAGTTGGCAGCCTTCGACACCGCGGCCACAAACGCCGGCTGGACCAATAACGGCGATGGCACCTACAACCCGAACGGCCTGCCGCTGCTTTGGAAGAACACTACCTATTACGACTGGGAAAGTGCCCAACGCGTCCCCTGCTTCACCGCGGGAACGTTGATCCTGACGGCACATGGCGAAGTCCCGATCGAACAGGTCAGCGTGGGCGATCTGGTGCAGACCCGCGACAATGGCCTGCAGCCGGTGCGCTGGATCGGTTCGCAAAAGCTGGGCGCGGCCCAGCTGTCATCTGCGCCCAAATTGCAGCCGATCCGCATCAAGGCCGGGGCGCTGGGGCCGGATGCACCGCGACAGGACCTGCTGGTTTCGCCGCAGCACCGGGTGCTGGTGCGCTCGAAGATCGCCCAGAAGATGTTCGGCGCATCGGAGGTGCTGGTGGCTGCCAAGCAGCTTCTGCAACTGGATGGCTTCGACATCGCCACGGATGTTGATGAGGTCACCTATTTCCACATGCTGTTCGACCGGCATGAGGTGGTGGTGTCGAACGGGGCTGAGACGGAATCGCTCTATACCGGACCCGAGGCGCTGAAATCCGTGGGCAAGGCGGCGGTCGAGGAAATCTTCGCGCTGTTCCCGCAACTGGCGGATCCCGATCATGTCCCGGAGCCGGCGCGCTTTCTGCCCTCCGGCCGCCAGGCCCGCAAGCTCGGCCTGCGCCACCTGCAAAACCACCGTCAGCTCGTGATGAATGTATGA